The segment CGCCAGACCGAAAAATATGGTAACATTGCCTTTCAGCATTGCACCCCAGACATCTGCTGCCATCGCAAGATTTTTTCCCTGAAATGCAGTTTGAGACATTGCCGTCAGAGCATCTGCTACTGTGCTTTTTTCATTTACTTCAAATGGTTTGGTCGGGTGTTTAAGAAATTTCGAATGTTTCATGTCATGTATTTTCCAAAGTCTTCCGGTTTAAGGTTCTTTAACCACTGGTCTAAATTCTCAGAGTTTCTCTTTTCAAGGACATCGTCTGATACAAAAATAGGCGCACTGGAGCGAAGGGCCAGAGCTATTGCATCACTGGGCCTTGAGTCCACAACTACCTCTGAACCCTGAAAGGACATATGTATCTTGGCATAATATGTATTTTCCTTGAGGTTATTTATTACGATGCTTATAATCTTTATATCAAGGGTATCAAGGATGCTCTTGGTAAGGTCGTGTGTCATAGGTCTCGGCGGCGTTATTCCTTCTAATATAAAACATATTGAATTCGCCTCAAACTTGCCTATCCATATAGGCAGAACCTCTTTATTTTCCTCGTCATTCAGGATTACTATGTACATGTTGGTGTGCGGGTCAAAGACCAGCCCACGTACTTTCATCAGAAACATGTCCTGTCCTCCGGCAACATTCTATGACGATAAAACTATAACATATCACACATTTCAACGCAATATATTTAAGGATATATAAGATGTTACAGCAGGCGATATTTGACATTACCCGATAAAGAAAGGACAATTAATCCTGCCGCTGAAAAGTGTATTAGGATTTTTTATACTATCCTCACTGCCTTCTGAAGGGAGGTAATAGGCGGCGATCTTGAAATGGAACCCGTTTATCGTTCCTGATATAGACTGATCAGGGTTTGATGTCCATGGCATTGATCTCTTGAATTCATTGACTGCAAGTACAATCTGAAGTTCATCCGGATACATATCAACAACATCTTCCTCACTGAGTACGACGTCTGCCCTTACGTCTCTATACATGGTATGCGAATGGAAGTCCCCAAGCATGTCCAACTTGGGAAAGTGATGGACTACGTCCTGAATAATCTTCCACTTGTCTCCCCTCAGCTCAATCCATTTATGTCCCCTTCTGGCGCTCTGATACGGTATTGCATGTTCAACTATATA is part of the Nitrospirota bacterium genome and harbors:
- a CDS encoding bifunctional nuclease family protein, translated to MFLMKVRGLVFDPHTNMYIVILNDEENKEVLPIWIGKFEANSICFILEGITPPRPMTHDLTKSILDTLDIKIISIVINNLKENTYYAKIHMSFQGSEVVVDSRPSDAIALALRSSAPIFVSDDVLEKRNSENLDQWLKNLKPEDFGKYMT